Genomic window (Musa acuminata AAA Group cultivar baxijiao chromosome BXJ1-9, Cavendish_Baxijiao_AAA, whole genome shotgun sequence):
TTTAGAATTTTATGATCAGTGATCGATCTGATTCTTCAAAAAGTCCGGTATGTGATATATCAAGTTATTAGACAGTCTTATGTATATTTATTTAGAACTGCAATTAAGAAACTTACAAGAACATTGTATTAGATGACATTTCATGCTGTTTCCTTGCTGCTTTTAGCCTCAGAAACAAGTGAGATAATATGCAAATATATGTTATGGTCTCACCATCTGACTTAGTTCATATTTAATTTGTAATGATAACCTATACTAACCCAATTAACTGTAGTGTTAGATGTTATTTACCTATGAGTGACATCCACCATCTTGACAGACTTAATCTGCACTCAAAAGAATTTTTGACCTTTCATTTTGTGGAGTAAATCCACCATGAATTTTTCTGACATGTGCAGTCATCATCACTTATGTAATTAATGAAATGTTTCTGTATCTACAATATTTATGATCATGATAATTTCTTACAAATTTTGTTTTCAGTAAGTTTATAGTAAGATGAATATATTCTTAAAGCTGAAATATAAGGAGGCTAATGGGTCTTTTCACTTGGAAGATCTAACCAAAGACTAATGGATCTTCTTCTCCATCAACTATTGACAGCAGCAATCCTGAATCTGCCTTTTCCTACAGCTAAGACAATTCTGAACATATTGTCCTCTAAATTCTGTTGTAAGAAAGACCCAGTCACAGTCTCAGTCATCCATCTCCatgggaggaggaaggaggattCCATTCTTCCCAGTGACAGGACAGGCTTTACTTGTCATAGTGCCTTGATGTTAAACTGCACCTCTTACTTTGTCCTTCCTCTGGTAACACATACTGGATGCTACTGTTGTCTTGGTGCTGCCCATTGCTTCAAGATAAAAAAGCTCAATGGTAAGTGGGTTATCAACTTCAGTAGTGGAAGTGTGATAATAATTTCTATTGATGTCTCTGCTTTCTAAACCATGATGCAGTCATTCACAGTGAAGATGTATGGTTTACTCTTCAAAACAGAGGTGTAGTAGGTCTGTGTAAAAGATCAAAAGGGCAATGATTGCTTTGCAAGTGAGCATCCAAATCTACCCCATATATGACCACAAACATCTCTACGAAAGTTCGTGATGAAGAAGAAGCAGAGAGAGCGTTGAGTGCAGCAATCCGTATGGGCACCACCCACCTCATCTTGCCTCCCCTCAACAACTGCGTCCTTCATTGCCGCAAAGACCACAAACCAAAGAAGCTATATTGAAGCCACCAACTTCGATGAACCACCTTTCCTCTTCCAAGCACCTCTCGCCTCCGTTCATATACGACACCAACCATCACAGATCTCATCCAAGGCTGAAGCCATGGACTGGTACTCCTGGCTGTCCGAATCTAGCCTCGATCCGGGACTCGTCTCCGAGTACGCTCTTCTCTTCTCCAACAACGAGCTCGTTGAGGATGACATCGCCCACTTCAATCACGAGTTTTTGCTGAGCATGGGCGTCTCCATCGGCAAGCACCGGCTTGAGATACTCAAGCTAGCCAAGAAGGGCATGTACAGGTCGCCGCGCTCGGTGGCGAGGCTCCTCGCTGCCATCAGCATGACCAGGAGCTACATAGCCAAGTACGTCCGCTCCCTCGTTCGGCGGAACAGTTCCGCGATCGTCGTCGTCCCCAGGCCTTCGTACAACGGCGGAGCGGCGCCCAGGGGGAACATGTTGAAGAGGAACAAGAAGCTGGTAAAAAGCAAGCAAAGAGAACTGCTGCTAACTGACGGTGGCGTAAAGGTGTCTTCTCCGGTGAGGGTATCACGTAGCGCGAGTCCAATGATCGACAGGTACAAGGAGGGCGCTGAGGAGATCAGGTGGGACTCCATGTTTCAGGACCTGAAGCCCACTTGATTCCCATGTTGCAGAAGGCTTTCATGTGTCATTAGCTATTCATGTGGGGAGGTGGTAGTGGTTCAACAGTCTGTTCTTCTTCTCCGTGGCTGCTGTTGGAATTATGGTGTAAATAGGAAAGGAAAAGGCTAAAGCTGAAATGAAAACTAGTAGAGATTTTTCATTTTTTACTTCCTCTTGGAGAGAAGGAAATGATTGGAGGCTAGCTATGCAATGCATgtatatatgaaaattttaatctattttcataaatataagctCTTCCAAGCTTGCTGAAATCACCTACCTCAAGATGCAATTGTTTTTTTGGGAAGAAAAGCTTTCATGGCTGCATTCAATAATTAATGCATTGAGTTGGCTTGATACTGTCAACATCTCAAAATTTAAGACCGAAGGTTCTCCTAGATTATAAACCATCAAACATAAAAAAATACATGGAATGAAAATAGTAAAGAAAAAATCTACACCTTGTGA
Coding sequences:
- the LOC135593863 gene encoding uncharacterized protein LOC135593863, coding for MDWYSWLSESSLDPGLVSEYALLFSNNELVEDDIAHFNHEFLLSMGVSIGKHRLEILKLAKKGMYRSPRSVARLLAAISMTRSYIAKYVRSLVRRNSSAIVVVPRPSYNGGAAPRGNMLKRNKKLVKSKQRELLLTDGGVKVSSPVRVSRSASPMIDRYKEGAEEIRWDSMFQDLKPT